The genomic window TCCTGCCTCATAATTTTCAACTGCTTGCTCAAGAGCAATATGATAGGAATTTTGGTTTAACCCGAACATAAAGGTTCCCCATAAAATAATAAATGTAACTAAAATAAAAACTACCTTCTTTAAGTTTATACCTTTTTCATCTTTTAAACCAACAGCTGCTGCTGCAAAAAATCCAGCTAACAACCCGCCAATATGCCCAAAATTATCAATTCCGCTAGTAGTAAAACCGATAAAAAGGTTTATGCCTATTATTAAGTATAAATTTATCCCAAATATCCTTCTGAAAACCTCTTTTTTATTAATGCCAAAATAAATAAGGGCACCCATCAATCCAAATATGGCTCCAGATGCACCTGCTGACATATTTTCGGTGAAAGCAAAACTTAAAAGGCTGCCTCCTATACCTGCTATCATGTATATAAAAACAAATTTTCCACTTCCAAAAAGCAGCTCAACTATCGGCCCAATATTATATAATGCATAACAATTGAAAACTAGATGCATTATCCCTACATGCAAAAAAATGGGAGTGATAAGGCGCCAATACTCACCTGTAGATATGAGTTGATTAACTTTTGCTCCAAATTTTATCAACACTTCAGTGTTAGTAGAGCCCCCTGAAAGTGTCATCAAAATCCATATAATAATATTTGTCCATATAAAAAAATATGTAACCTTAGGCTTTGGAAAACGGGACGCCTTATTCTCTGATACTACTTGGCCCTCATATACAGTATTATCATCATTGTATTCCACTTTTAATGCTCCCTAGAATTTATTTTTTTCGGGTAACAAATTTTCCTATCCTCTTTAACGCTTCCCTTATATTTTCAATAGAATATGCGTAAGAACATCTGATAAAACCTTCGCCACTTTGACCAAAGGCAGTACCTGGTACAACAGCTACTTTTTCTTCCCTCAACAACTGTTCACAGAATTCCTCACTGCTCAAGCCTGTGCTAGCTATACATGGAAAAACGTAAAATGCTCCTCGGGGTTCAAAGCAGGTCAGTCCCATTTCATTGAAAGATTTAACCATAAGTCTCCTTCTTCTATTATATTTTTTACGCATTTCTTCTACATCTTTTTGTCCATCACTAGCCCCTTGTCTGAGAGCCTCTTTAGCAGCAATCTGTGCCATTATTGGTGCACACAATGCTGTATATTGATGGATTTTTACCATAGCAGATATTATTTGCTCAGGCCCTGCAGCATAACCCAACCTCCATCCGGTCATAGCAAAGGCTTTTGAAAACCCATTTATTAATATTGTTCTTTCTTTCATACCAGGAATAGATGAAAAACATGCGTGTTCTCCATTATAAGTAAGTTCTGCATATATTTCATCTGACACCACTATTATATCGGTACCTTCCAACACCTGGGCAATGGCCTCTAAATCCTTTCTATTCATTATTGCACCGGTAGGATTATTGGGATAGGGAAGAATGATAGCTTTTGTCTTTTCGGTAATACAAGACTTCAATTGTTCAGGTGTAACCTTGAACTCATCCTCTACCTTGGTGATTATAGGCACAACCTTTCCTCCTGCCATCACTACAGATGGCATATATGAAACATAGGACGGTTCAGGGATCAGTACCTCATCACCATCATTCAGTATGGCACGCATAGCTAAATCTATAGCTTCACTTGCTCCTACCGTCACTATTATTTCCTTTTCACTGCCATATTCTACCCCAAATCTATCCTTAAGATACTTTAAAATTTCATTCAATAATTCAGGCATTCCTCTATTGGAAGTATAGTGGGTATATCCTCTTTCCAGAGAATAAATACATGCTTCCCTTATATGCCAGGGTGTAATAAAATCAGGTTCACCAACGCCCAACGATATGGCATCCTCCATCTCATTTGCCAAATCAAAGAATTTTCTTATCCCTGAAGGGGGAATACTATTCACCTTTTTAGATATCAGTCCGCTATAATTCATGGAGCAATCACCAACCTACGATCTTTTTCCTTATCCTCAAATATCACACCATCATCTTTATACTTTTTCAGTATAAAATGGGTTGCAGTACTTACTACTGAGTCCAGTACAGACAGTTGCTCGGCAACAAAATAGGCCACTTCCTTCATGGTCTTTCCTTCTACAACAACTGCTAGGTCATATGCACCAGACATCAAGTATAAAGATTTCACTTGTGGAAACCTGTATATCCTCTCTGCTATAGCATCAAACCCTTCCCCCCTCTGCGGGGTAACTCTTACCTCTATCAATGCGGTAACTAAATCCTTTTCAGTTTTTTCCCAGTTTATGATGGTATTATATTTAACTATTACATTTTGTTCTTCCATACTTTTGATAAAACTTTTCACTTCTTCTACATCCATATTTACCATTTTTGCGATCTCCTCAGGGGAAATCCTATTGTTCTCTTCCAATATCTCCAATATCTCTTCCATTGCCATATACCTCCTGCGCTGCATTAGCAAATGTATTATTTTTATAATTTTACCATCAATGAAAATGCTAGTCAAACAAAAAAGCCGGATTCCCCGGCATTTTTACTCTTGTTCTATTTTAACAGCTGTCCCGTATGCTAACAACTCTGCAGCCCCTGACATGACATTTGAGGTGGAAAATCTTATATTTATTATCGCATCGGCTCCCAGCTCTTCTGCCTCTTTAACCATCCTCTGAATAGCTATTCTCCTTGAATCCTCTAACATTTCAGTGTATTCTTTTATCTCCCCACCTACAATAGTTCTAAGTCCGGCAACTATATCCTTCCCTATATGCTTTGCTCTTATAACACTTCCCTTAACCATACCGCAAGTTTGTGTGATTTTTTTACCGGCAATCCAATCAGTATTTACTAATATCATCGTCATCATCCTTTCTCCCATCTTTAATTCTCTCGGTGATCAACGCTGCTATCACAATAAAAAAACCTAATATAAGTGTGGATAAACCTAACTTTATCGCCAATGGCATCCCATCAGCCGCTATTATAAATTGATATACCCCATAGAAGATAAAAATGAGAATACTGATAATTATCAATATACTTCCTATTTTTTTCATATGCACCACCTTCTTGTAATATGTTCTATAACTATAATA from Clostridia bacterium includes these protein-coding regions:
- a CDS encoding rhomboid family intramembrane serine protease — its product is MEYNDDNTVYEGQVVSENKASRFPKPKVTYFFIWTNIIIWILMTLSGGSTNTEVLIKFGAKVNQLISTGEYWRLITPIFLHVGIMHLVFNCYALYNIGPIVELLFGSGKFVFIYMIAGIGGSLLSFAFTENMSAGASGAIFGLMGALIYFGINKKEVFRRIFGINLYLIIGINLFIGFTTSGIDNFGHIGGLLAGFFAAAAVGLKDEKGINLKKVVFILVTFIILWGTFMFGLNQNSYHIALEQAVENYEAGDLEQAEKYAKSILKDDPQNLRAKYVLGVTYYAQGNPKTAKTELLEIIQIDQQYAPAYYTLGWIYIDEGDVQKAKQSFENALKYNPELSEARQILERLE
- a CDS encoding aminotransferase class I/II-fold pyridoxal phosphate-dependent enzyme, yielding MNYSGLISKKVNSIPPSGIRKFFDLANEMEDAISLGVGEPDFITPWHIREACIYSLERGYTHYTSNRGMPELLNEILKYLKDRFGVEYGSEKEIIVTVGASEAIDLAMRAILNDGDEVLIPEPSYVSYMPSVVMAGGKVVPIITKVEDEFKVTPEQLKSCITEKTKAIILPYPNNPTGAIMNRKDLEAIAQVLEGTDIIVVSDEIYAELTYNGEHACFSSIPGMKERTILINGFSKAFAMTGWRLGYAAGPEQIISAMVKIHQYTALCAPIMAQIAAKEALRQGASDGQKDVEEMRKKYNRRRRLMVKSFNEMGLTCFEPRGAFYVFPCIASTGLSSEEFCEQLLREEKVAVVPGTAFGQSGEGFIRCSYAYSIENIREALKRIGKFVTRKK
- a CDS encoding Lrp/AsnC family transcriptional regulator; this translates as MEEILEILEENNRISPEEIAKMVNMDVEEVKSFIKSMEEQNVIVKYNTIINWEKTEKDLVTALIEVRVTPQRGEGFDAIAERIYRFPQVKSLYLMSGAYDLAVVVEGKTMKEVAYFVAEQLSVLDSVVSTATHFILKKYKDDGVIFEDKEKDRRLVIAP
- a CDS encoding YbjQ family protein; amino-acid sequence: MILVNTDWIAGKKITQTCGMVKGSVIRAKHIGKDIVAGLRTIVGGEIKEYTEMLEDSRRIAIQRMVKEAEELGADAIINIRFSTSNVMSGAAELLAYGTAVKIEQE